A stretch of the Malus domestica chromosome 08, GDT2T_hap1 genome encodes the following:
- the LOC103441095 gene encoding probable inactive receptor kinase At5g67200, producing MFKKWHIFLLLLSLSTSTVTSSRPSGTQPSLPPDALALVAFKSKADLHGALPFSSNATAVQSFCRWTGVQCGARYKLVRFIVQSQNLGGIFAPDTLTRLDQLRVLSLQNNSLTGPLPDLTGLTNLKTLFLDHNSFAGSLPPSLSSLHRLRTLDFSYNNLTGTLPTFLITGLDRLYYLRLDWNRFSGPVPPLNQSTLQTFNVSGNNLTGAIPVTPTLLRFGASSFSWNPGLCGEIVNKECNRTRPFFGATHVHEAPPPTRALGQSSAENIHGVELTQPSHKIPRRTALIIGFSTGVFVLICSLLCFAIAVKKQRKSQTRKAVNSGGPTAAEDTAAAVVEIEEELEQKVKRAQGIQVVKSGSLMFCAGESQLYSLDQLMRASAELLGKGTIGTTYKAVLDNRLIVSVKRLDAGKLGGTSREVFERHLESVGALRHPNLVPLRAYFQAKDERLLVYDYQPNGSVFSLVHGKSTRAKPLHWTSCLKIAEDIAQGLSYIHQAWRLVHGNLKSTNVLLGSDFEACLTDYCLSVLATTTPTPEEDPDSAAYKAPETRTNSSNDHDHHDQQQQPTSKSDVYAFGILLVELLTGKPPSQHLVLPPNDTMKWVRSLREDEQNDGHDKMAMLLEVAIACSSTSPEQRPTMWQVLKMLQEIKDETISSMEEVENEVG from the exons atgttcaagaaatggcaCATCTTTTTACTTCTTCTCTCACTCTCCACCTCCACTGTTACTTCCTCTAGGCCTTCAGGCACGCAACCATCACTCCCACCCGACGCTCTCGCCCTCGTCGCCTTCAAATCCAAAGCGGATTTACACGGCGCCCTTCCATTCTCTTCCAACGCCACCGCCGTCCAGTCCTTCTGCCGCTGGACTGGCGTCCAATGCGGCGCCCGGTACAAACTAGTCCGCTTCATAGTCCAGTCCCAAAACCTCGGCGGCATTTTCGCGCCCGACACCCTGACTCGGTTAGACCAGCTCAGAGTCCTGAGTCTGCAGAACAACTCGCTCACCGGACCGCTTCCAGACCTCACCGGACTCACGAACCTCAAAACGCTCTTCCTCGACCACAACTCCTTCGCCGGTTCCCTCCCGCCGTCGCTCTCCTCCCTCCACCGCCTCCGAACCCTCGATTTCTCGTACAACAACCTCACCGGAACACTACCCACATTTCTAATCACTGGTCTGGACCGGCTGTACTACCTCCGGCTGGATTGGAACCGGTTCAGTGGACCGGTCCCGCCTCTAAACCAGTCCACGCTCCAGACATTCAATGTCTCCGGAAACAACCTCACCGGCGCAATCCCCGTCACTCCGACTCTGCTGCGGTTCGGTGCATCATCCTTCTCGTGGAACCCAGGCCTCTGCGGCGAGATTGTGAATAAGGAATGCAACCGGACGAGACCCTTTTTCGGCGCAACTCATGTTCACGAAGCTCCGCCGCCCACGAGGGCGCTCGGGCAGAGCAGTGCAGAAAATATCCACGGCGTTGAGTTGACTCAGCCGAGTCACAAAATCCCAAGAAGAACCGCCCTCATTATCGGGTTTTCCACTGGCGTCTTCGTCCTGATCTGCTCGCTCCTCTGTTTCGCAATCGCGGTGAAGAAACAGAGGAAATCCCAAACCCGAAAAGCCGTTAATTCTGGGGGACCAACTGCGGCGGAGGATACGGCGGCAGCGGTGGTGGAAATAGAGGAGGAGCTGGAGCAGAAGGTGAAGAGGGCGCAGGGGATTCAAGTAGTGAAGAGCGGGAGCCTAATGTTCTGCGCGGGCGAGTCGCAGCTGTACTCGCTGGACCAGCTGATGCGGGCGTCGGCGGAGCTGCTGGGGAAGGGGACCATCGGGACGACATACAAGGCGGTGCTGGACAACCGCTTGATCGTGAGCGTGAAGAGGCTCGATGCCGGGAAGTTGGGTGGGACTAGCAGAGAGGTGTTCGAGCGGCATCTGGAGTCGGTGGGTGCGCTGAGACACCCGAATCTGGTGCCGCTGAGAGCGTATTTTCAGGCGAAGGACGAGCGGCTGCTGGTGTACGATTACCAGCCCAACGGCAGCGTCTTCTCTCTCGTTCACG GAAAATCAACTAGGGCAAAGCCGCTGCACTGGACGTCATGCTTGAAAATAGCAGAGGACATAGCACAAGGCCTCTCTTACATCCACCAAGCATGGAGACTCGTCCATGGCAATCTCAAGTCCACTAACGTCCTACTTGGCTCCGACTTCGAAGCATGTCTCACCGACTATTGCCTCTCCGTTCTCGCCACAACTACCCCAACGCCTGAGGAGGATCCAGATTCAGCTGCATACAAAGCCCCAGAGACTCGCACGAACTCATCAAATGATCACGATCATCATGATCAACAGCAGCAACCAACTTCAAAGTCCGATGTCTATGCATTTGGGATTTTGTTGGTGGAGCTTCTCACGGGGAAGCCTCCATCGCAGCACTTGGTTTTGCCGCCCAATGATACGATGAAATGGGTAAGATCCTTGAGGGAAGATGAGCAAAATGATGGGCATGATAAGATGGCAATGCTGCTGGAGGTGGCGATCGCTTGCAGTTCAACTTCGCCGGAGCAGAGGCCGACTATGTGGCAGGTGTTGAAGATGTTACAGGAGATTAAAGATGAGACAATATCATCCATGGAGGAGGTTGAAAATGAAGTGGGATGA
- the LOC103441094 gene encoding uncharacterized protein, with amino-acid sequence MNHTDMEMMEVETTAAGRPELPSSTGQGDVARDLLTLSRQLLNQGKPSQALQAVVMAMRTRGGDEAVFQSLHRARELYKSRLQESSAADQLASLFAECAIAEAHPSKTEPEAACNVGGPSVGLGPDGQGSSILAETGRMQIVLDAFSDGSSFICLQCGGLVSNHRKDEHYAYWCCQT; translated from the exons ATGAACCATACGGATATGGAAATGATGGAGGTGGAGACGACGGCGGCTGGGCGGCCGGAGCTGCCGTCCAGCACCGGCCAAGGTGACGTCGCCAGGGACTTGCTCACATTGTCTCGCCAGCTCCTCAATCAAGGCAAGCCCTCCCAGGCCCTCCAAGCG GTTGTTATGGCAATGAGAACAAGAGGTGGGGACGAGGCTGTATTTCAGTCCTTGCATCGTGCTCGTGAGCTGTACAAAAGTAGATTGCAAGAAAGCTCTGCTGCTGATCAACTAGCTTCTTTGTTTGCCGAGTGTGCAATTGCCGAAGCTCATCCTTCAAAGACTGAACCAGAAGCAGCATGTAACGTGGGTGGTCCATCGGTTGGTCTTGGACCCGATGGTCAAGGAAGTTCCATACTGGCGGAAACTGGCAGGATGCAGATTGTTTTGGATGCATTTTCAGATGGGAGTAGCTTCATTTGTTTACAATGCGGAGGTCTTGTTAGCAATCACCGCAAAGACGAGCACTACGCATACTGGTGCTGCCAAACTTGA